A single window of Microbaculum marinisediminis DNA harbors:
- the mnmA gene encoding tRNA 2-thiouridine(34) synthase MnmA, with amino-acid sequence MPEQRLNSLDLPKDPADTRVVVAMSGGVDSSVVAGLLKQQGYDVVGVTLQLYDHGEAIHRAGACCAGQDIYDARRVAEDLGIPHYVLDYERRFKETVIDAFADSYLSGETPIPCVACNQDIKFHDLLQTARDLGADALATGHYIASRRRPDGHRALFRAKDPERDQSYFLFATTQEQIDFLRFPLGDMTKPETRELARAFGLAIAEKSDSQDICFVPTGRYSQIIERLRPDAVEPGDIVHVDGRVLGRHEGIIHYTIGQRRGIGVAVGEPLYVVDLDAPGRRVIVGPREALETRRMTLRDVNWLGDRPLAAGAHEICAKVRSTRPPQPARLLVGEETIEVELLSGEYGVSPGQACVFYESEAEQSRVLGGGWIAAARPQPGTMDDSRKSAAAAMAAR; translated from the coding sequence ATGCCCGAGCAGCGGCTCAACAGTCTCGACCTGCCCAAGGACCCGGCGGACACGCGCGTCGTTGTCGCGATGTCGGGCGGCGTCGATTCGTCCGTCGTGGCGGGCCTGCTCAAGCAGCAGGGCTACGACGTGGTCGGTGTCACCCTGCAGCTCTACGACCACGGCGAGGCGATCCACCGCGCCGGGGCGTGCTGCGCGGGACAGGACATCTACGACGCGCGCCGCGTGGCCGAGGACCTCGGCATTCCACACTACGTGCTCGACTACGAACGGCGGTTCAAGGAAACGGTCATCGACGCCTTCGCCGACAGCTACCTGTCCGGCGAGACGCCGATTCCATGCGTTGCGTGCAACCAGGACATCAAGTTCCACGATCTCCTGCAGACCGCGCGCGATCTCGGCGCCGATGCGCTGGCGACCGGACATTATATCGCCAGCCGGCGGCGTCCGGACGGACACCGCGCGCTCTTCAGGGCCAAAGACCCCGAACGCGACCAGAGCTATTTCCTGTTCGCCACGACACAGGAACAGATCGATTTCCTGCGCTTTCCCCTCGGCGACATGACCAAGCCGGAGACGCGCGAACTCGCCCGTGCGTTCGGGCTGGCCATCGCCGAGAAGAGCGACAGCCAGGACATCTGCTTCGTGCCGACCGGCCGCTACAGCCAGATCATCGAGCGGCTGCGTCCGGACGCCGTGGAGCCGGGCGACATCGTTCATGTCGACGGACGGGTGCTCGGCCGCCATGAGGGGATCATCCACTACACGATCGGCCAGCGGCGCGGCATCGGCGTTGCCGTGGGCGAGCCGCTCTACGTGGTCGACCTCGATGCGCCGGGGCGCCGGGTGATCGTCGGCCCGCGCGAGGCGCTGGAAACGCGGCGGATGACGCTGCGCGACGTCAACTGGCTGGGCGACCGGCCCCTTGCCGCCGGCGCCCACGAGATCTGCGCGAAGGTGCGCTCGACCCGCCCGCCGCAGCCGGCCCGGCTGCTGGTCGGCGAGGAAACGATCGAGGTCGAGCTGCTGTCCGGCGAGTACGGCGTCTCGCCCGGCCAGGCCTGTGTATTCTACGAATCCGAGGCGGAGCAGAGCCGTGTGCTCGGCGGCGGCTGGATCGCCGCCGCGCGGCCGCAGCCCGGGACGATGGACGACAGCCGGAAGAGCGCGGCCGCGGCGATGGCCGCCCGCTAG
- a CDS encoding class I SAM-dependent methyltransferase, which produces MNQTPPIRRRDGTLDSTAVRKAYKRWAPVYDELFGSVTRAARRAAIRDINTSQGRVLEVGVGTGIALPLYSGHLEVVGIDLSLEMLEQARRRVAKQDLANVTALLEMDASQLGFADASFDTVVAMHVVTVAPEPKRVMAELERVCRPGGEVILVNHFSAQTGPRAAIEQALAPFADRLGWRPEFPVETVLDRPGLEPIERRGLPPAGLFTMLRFRRIGGENAETPQAMAVEA; this is translated from the coding sequence TTGAATCAGACACCACCGATCCGCCGGCGCGACGGAACGCTGGACAGCACTGCCGTCCGCAAGGCCTACAAGCGCTGGGCGCCCGTTTATGACGAGCTGTTCGGCTCGGTCACCCGCGCGGCGCGACGGGCGGCGATCCGCGATATCAACACGTCGCAGGGGCGGGTGCTGGAGGTCGGCGTCGGCACCGGCATCGCCCTGCCGCTCTACTCCGGGCACCTCGAGGTGGTCGGCATCGATCTGTCGCTTGAAATGCTCGAGCAGGCGCGCCGGCGTGTGGCCAAACAGGACCTGGCCAACGTGACCGCCCTCCTGGAGATGGATGCCTCGCAGCTCGGTTTCGCCGACGCCAGCTTCGATACCGTGGTGGCGATGCACGTGGTGACGGTGGCGCCGGAGCCGAAGCGGGTGATGGCGGAACTGGAGCGGGTCTGCCGCCCCGGTGGCGAGGTGATCCTGGTCAACCATTTCAGCGCCCAGACCGGCCCGCGCGCGGCGATCGAGCAGGCGCTGGCGCCGTTTGCCGACCGACTCGGCTGGCGGCCGGAATTCCCGGTCGAGACGGTGCTCGACCGTCCGGGCCTGGAGCCGATCGAACGCCGCGGGCTGCCGCCGGCCGGCCTGTTCACGATGCTCAGGTTTCGCCGGATCGGCGGGGAAAACGCCGAAACCCCGCAGGCGATGGCGGTGGAAGCCTGA
- a CDS encoding integrase core domain-containing protein: MAKRREFADQFKAQVALEALRGDLTDQEIATEHQMHPNQASTWERQAVEGIADVFARGGMAEGPSEADVKDLHAKVGRLAVETDFCPPDSSDELRREERDDPPERVRNSMGSRGRCMDHIFIERLWRSLKQEVIYLEELTGGFKAYRIIREWMAFYNTERPHSALERQTPREADWAGRDQKLAA, translated from the coding sequence ATGGCGAAACGCCGGGAGTTCGCGGACCAGTTCAAAGCACAGGTCGCGCTTGAGGCTCTGCGGGGCGACCTCACGGACCAGGAGATCGCCACGGAGCACCAGATGCATCCGAACCAGGCGAGCACGTGGGAGCGTCAGGCGGTCGAGGGCATTGCAGACGTGTTTGCTCGGGGCGGCATGGCGGAAGGCCCGAGCGAGGCGGACGTAAAGGATCTGCACGCGAAGGTCGGGAGGCTGGCGGTCGAGACCGATTTTTGTCCGCCGGACTCAAGCGATGAGCTCCGCCGAGAGGAACGCGATGATCCGCCGGAGCGCGTGCGGAACTCGATGGGCAGCCGCGGCCGATGCATGGACCACATCTTCATCGAACGGCTTTGGCGATCCCTGAAGCAAGAAGTGATCTATCTCGAAGAGCTGACCGGCGGCTTCAAGGCATATCGGATCATCCGCGAATGGATGGCCTTCTACAACACCGAGCGGCCACATTCGGCCCTTGAGCGACAAACGCCGAGGGAAGCAGACTGGGCCGGTCGAGATCAGAAACTGGCGGCATGA
- a CDS encoding alpha/beta hydrolase yields the protein MTGIGPARISARLARHWRKTIMASKESAVLGEMYKSWVSTMAENPDMTVEETRRMFEHWGDVTGEPEGVDYIEVDANGVRCMWAKPKGGNETRALLCTHGGGYMVGSMYSHRKMFGHIAKTVGCPALIVDYRRSPEHPHPTPVNDCVRAYEWMLDQGLEAKHIAFTGDSAGGALAITTVLAARDKGLPLPAASMPISPWTDMEITGETVTTNEAKDHFVKRAVIEHMSATFLGENGDRKDPLATPLYADLAGLPPFFVQVGGDETLLDDARRFVAKVEAAGGEAKLDIFPEMQHVFHFLAGTAPEADKAIADQAAWIKPKLGL from the coding sequence GTGACCGGGATCGGGCCGGCCCGAATTTCGGCCCGCTTAGCCAGACATTGGAGGAAAACGATCATGGCAAGCAAGGAGAGCGCCGTTCTCGGCGAGATGTACAAGTCATGGGTATCGACCATGGCTGAGAACCCGGACATGACCGTGGAGGAAACGCGGCGCATGTTCGAGCATTGGGGCGACGTGACCGGGGAGCCTGAAGGCGTCGACTACATCGAGGTCGACGCAAACGGCGTGCGCTGCATGTGGGCCAAGCCGAAAGGCGGCAACGAGACGCGCGCGCTGCTGTGCACCCATGGCGGCGGCTATATGGTGGGGTCGATGTATTCGCACCGCAAGATGTTCGGCCACATCGCCAAGACGGTAGGCTGCCCGGCGCTGATCGTCGATTACAGGCGATCGCCCGAGCATCCGCATCCGACGCCGGTGAACGATTGCGTCCGCGCGTATGAATGGATGTTGGACCAGGGGCTTGAGGCCAAGCATATCGCCTTCACCGGCGACAGCGCGGGCGGTGCGCTCGCGATTACCACCGTTCTGGCCGCCCGCGACAAGGGGCTGCCGCTGCCGGCCGCCTCGATGCCGATCTCGCCCTGGACGGACATGGAGATTACCGGCGAGACGGTTACGACGAACGAGGCGAAGGACCATTTCGTCAAACGCGCGGTGATTGAGCACATGTCAGCGACATTCCTGGGTGAGAATGGCGACCGCAAGGATCCGCTGGCCACCCCGCTTTATGCCGATCTTGCCGGCCTGCCGCCATTCTTCGTGCAAGTTGGCGGGGACGAAACACTGCTCGACGACGCGCGCAGGTTTGTCGCGAAAGTCGAAGCAGCGGGGGGCGAGGCCAAGCTCGACATCTTCCCCGAGATGCAGCACGTCTTCCACTTCCTCGCCGGGACCGCGCCCGAGGCGGACAAGGCGATCGCCGATCAGGCGGCTTGGATAAAACCCAAGCTCGGCCTCTGA
- a CDS encoding acyl-CoA dehydrogenase family protein, whose translation MNKIAMLERMHNPGLNGRGGYRLLDPRQKYNLAFCTEEEIAIAEHFREFVDSELMPHRHDIEGGWHRDPKLAKATIHRLYAKLHDFGVTKAILPAKHGGPGLSPVVRQMINEELSRADIGLATKVGKLHWAISVMVAAGRDDLLEEFAPRITGPDAWTACFAITEPAGGANVEDPALAYKTMNTIAREDGDDYVLNGHKLWPGPAGPAENFQSEHLKGHLGYWVCAITRAGGGEDNVGIFYVPSDAEGLEFSQPYEKMGFCYSEANTDIWFKDVRIPKRYRIDTETGQGSKLIKGYVIGLGRLAGAARLTGLSEAVLETCMDWTQNRIIAGKPMRERSLFAATLAEMWRSIEMSRQYYLSVTAQVTQPEIYGMPWEAQMKAKFSAARSFAGDTAMMVTNRAMQLMGSAGYAYESHIEKYMRDYKIVQMWLGGAERDRMDMAQGLFGPFNWAGDA comes from the coding sequence ATGAACAAGATCGCAATGCTCGAAAGAATGCACAATCCGGGGCTCAACGGCCGCGGCGGATACCGGCTGCTGGACCCGCGCCAGAAGTACAACCTCGCCTTCTGTACCGAGGAAGAGATCGCCATTGCCGAACACTTCCGTGAATTCGTCGATTCCGAGTTGATGCCCCATCGTCACGACATTGAAGGCGGCTGGCATCGCGATCCGAAACTCGCCAAGGCGACCATTCACCGGCTATACGCCAAGCTGCACGACTTCGGCGTGACCAAGGCAATCCTGCCGGCCAAGCATGGGGGCCCCGGCCTCTCGCCGGTGGTGCGCCAGATGATCAACGAAGAGCTGTCGCGCGCCGATATCGGCCTCGCCACCAAGGTAGGCAAGCTCCATTGGGCCATCTCGGTCATGGTTGCGGCTGGGCGGGACGACCTGCTTGAGGAATTCGCCCCCCGGATCACCGGACCCGATGCCTGGACTGCTTGTTTCGCCATCACCGAACCCGCCGGCGGCGCCAATGTCGAGGACCCGGCGCTGGCCTATAAGACGATGAACACCATCGCCCGCGAGGACGGCGACGATTACGTGCTGAATGGCCACAAGCTCTGGCCCGGCCCGGCCGGCCCGGCCGAAAACTTCCAGTCCGAGCACCTCAAGGGCCATCTCGGCTATTGGGTCTGCGCCATAACCCGGGCCGGCGGCGGCGAGGATAATGTCGGCATCTTTTACGTGCCATCAGATGCCGAGGGCCTCGAATTCTCGCAGCCTTACGAGAAGATGGGGTTCTGCTATTCCGAAGCCAATACCGATATCTGGTTCAAGGACGTTCGCATCCCCAAGCGCTACCGGATCGACACCGAAACCGGTCAGGGTTCGAAGCTGATCAAGGGCTATGTCATCGGGCTTGGCCGACTTGCCGGCGCGGCTCGGCTCACCGGCCTGTCAGAGGCGGTGTTGGAGACCTGCATGGACTGGACCCAGAACCGCATCATCGCCGGCAAGCCAATGCGAGAGCGTTCGCTTTTCGCCGCAACGCTGGCCGAGATGTGGCGGTCGATCGAGATGAGCCGCCAATACTATCTCTCCGTCACCGCCCAGGTCACCCAACCCGAAATCTACGGCATGCCGTGGGAAGCCCAGATGAAGGCGAAGTTCTCCGCCGCACGCTCCTTCGCCGGGGACACCGCGATGATGGTGACCAACCGCGCCATGCAGCTCATGGGCTCGGCCGGCTATGCCTACGAAAGCCACATCGAGAAATACATGCGCGACTACAAGATCGTGCAGATGTGGCTCGGTGGCGCCGAGCGCGACCGGATGGACATGGCGCAAGGCCTGTTCGGCCCGTTCAACTGGGCCGGCGACGCTTAA
- a CDS encoding tetratricopeptide repeat protein produces the protein MIKAKNGHGLTFTCPSPEAPELFDRVVRSYLAFGCETGAHLKTLMRSCPGMAMAHCLRGYFLMFMGTRALATRALDEAATGLEDPEGLEPRERMHLAALRAWAGGSLPAATRLWDDIARNHPRDVLALKMAHFGHFYTGHSRNIRDGVARALDFWTPKDAEYSFLRSMYAFGLEESGDYVRAERVVRDALDRNPDDPWGIHALAHVYEATERFDTGVRCLTEMERNWKPANNFRYHVAWHRALFHYEAGDPEAALEAFDADVFDPEAAEDLDLCNDASLLLRIELGGVDVGDRWAAVATKVESRGDDLMMPFVDTHVVLALASSPDPGHRARARALTEAMHRYGADSDEGNAVCYRDVGAELAQAVLNYREGRAEQSWGTLAALLDRVQAIGGSHAQRDLFWEIAADALEQSEPYGADAVAFYGARSHSRQRDGWNWQRYLAALENSDRDDALRAARIRYQAAAVPAG, from the coding sequence ATGATCAAGGCAAAGAACGGCCACGGCCTGACGTTCACCTGCCCTTCTCCCGAAGCGCCCGAGTTGTTCGATCGGGTCGTGCGCAGTTATCTGGCGTTCGGATGCGAGACGGGTGCGCATCTGAAGACGCTGATGCGGTCCTGCCCGGGCATGGCGATGGCACATTGCCTGCGCGGCTATTTCCTAATGTTCATGGGCACCCGCGCTCTGGCGACGCGAGCGCTCGACGAGGCGGCGACAGGGCTAGAGGACCCGGAAGGGCTGGAGCCGCGCGAGCGGATGCACCTGGCCGCGCTGCGCGCATGGGCCGGCGGATCCCTGCCCGCGGCCACACGGCTCTGGGACGACATTGCGCGCAACCATCCGCGCGACGTACTGGCGCTGAAGATGGCCCATTTCGGCCATTTCTACACCGGCCATTCGCGCAACATCCGCGACGGAGTAGCCCGCGCCCTGGACTTTTGGACACCGAAGGATGCCGAGTATTCCTTCCTGCGCAGCATGTATGCTTTCGGGCTCGAGGAAAGCGGCGACTATGTGCGGGCGGAACGGGTGGTGCGAGATGCTCTCGATCGCAATCCCGACGACCCCTGGGGCATTCACGCTCTCGCCCATGTCTACGAGGCAACCGAACGCTTCGACACCGGCGTGCGCTGCCTGACGGAGATGGAGCGAAATTGGAAACCGGCAAATAATTTCCGCTACCACGTAGCCTGGCATCGGGCGCTGTTTCACTACGAGGCGGGCGACCCCGAGGCGGCTCTGGAGGCTTTCGACGCGGACGTGTTCGACCCGGAGGCGGCCGAGGATCTCGACCTATGCAACGACGCCTCCCTTCTGCTCCGGATCGAACTCGGCGGCGTGGATGTCGGTGACCGCTGGGCCGCGGTCGCGACCAAGGTCGAGAGCCGTGGCGACGACCTGATGATGCCCTTTGTCGACACCCATGTCGTGCTGGCGCTCGCAAGCAGCCCCGATCCGGGTCACCGCGCCCGCGCCCGGGCGCTGACTGAGGCGATGCATCGCTACGGCGCCGACAGCGACGAAGGCAATGCGGTCTGCTACCGCGACGTCGGTGCCGAGCTGGCGCAGGCCGTCCTGAACTATCGCGAAGGCCGCGCCGAGCAAAGCTGGGGCACGCTCGCGGCGCTCCTGGACCGGGTGCAGGCGATCGGCGGTAGCCATGCCCAACGCGACCTCTTTTGGGAGATCGCCGCCGATGCGTTGGAGCAATCCGAACCTTACGGTGCCGATGCGGTCGCATTTTACGGGGCCCGGTCGCACAGCCGCCAGCGCGACGGTTGGAACTGGCAGCGCTATCTCGCCGCTCTGGAAAACAGCGATCGGGACGACGCCCTGCGCGCCGCGCGCATCCGCTATCAGGCCGCCGCCGTCCCTGCCGGATAG
- a CDS encoding acyl-CoA dehydrogenase — MKQTVGKLEAAAHISGYAPFQWDDPFLLSHQLTEDERAVQEAARRFARERLLPMIVEANRHETFDRELFRELGTFGFLGPTIEGYGCAGVNHVCYGLIGRETEYVDSAFRSAVSVQSSLVIYPIHTYGTEAQRTEFLPRLASGEWVGCFGLTEPDHGSDPGSMRTRAVRDGSDYLLSGAKTWITNAPIADLFVIWAKDETGVIRGFLLDRAMPGIETTRIEGKFSLRASLTGTIALDAVRVPADRVLPGTNGLGGPFGCLNKARYGISWGAMGAAEACWHQARDYVVGRSQFGRPLAANQLIQKKLADMQTEISLGLQASLRVGQMMDAGEAAPEAISIVKRNNCGKALDIARTARDMLGANGISDEYHVIRHMMNLESVNTYEGTHDMHALILGRAMTGTSAFAG, encoded by the coding sequence ATGAAGCAGACTGTCGGCAAGCTGGAGGCGGCGGCGCATATCAGCGGCTACGCCCCCTTCCAGTGGGATGACCCGTTCCTGCTGTCGCACCAACTGACCGAGGACGAGCGCGCAGTACAGGAAGCCGCGCGACGCTTCGCCCGCGAACGGCTGCTGCCGATGATCGTCGAGGCAAACCGCCATGAAACATTCGACCGCGAATTGTTTCGCGAACTCGGCACGTTTGGTTTCCTCGGGCCGACGATAGAAGGCTACGGATGTGCCGGGGTCAATCATGTCTGCTACGGTCTGATCGGGCGGGAAACCGAATATGTCGACAGTGCCTTTCGTTCGGCCGTTTCGGTTCAGTCGTCGCTGGTAATATATCCGATCCATACCTATGGAACGGAAGCGCAGCGCACGGAATTCCTGCCTCGCCTCGCCTCGGGCGAATGGGTCGGATGCTTCGGCCTGACAGAGCCTGATCACGGCTCGGATCCGGGCTCGATGCGTACCCGCGCAGTGCGCGACGGATCCGACTACCTGTTGAGCGGCGCCAAGACCTGGATCACCAATGCCCCCATCGCCGATCTCTTCGTGATCTGGGCGAAGGACGAGACCGGGGTGATCCGCGGCTTTCTCCTCGACCGTGCCATGCCGGGGATCGAGACGACACGCATCGAAGGCAAGTTTTCGCTCCGCGCCTCGCTTACCGGAACGATCGCGCTAGACGCGGTGCGGGTGCCTGCCGACCGCGTCCTCCCCGGCACAAACGGGCTGGGCGGCCCCTTCGGCTGCCTCAACAAGGCGCGTTACGGCATCTCCTGGGGGGCGATGGGCGCAGCCGAGGCCTGCTGGCACCAGGCGCGCGACTACGTTGTCGGCCGCAGCCAGTTCGGCCGTCCTCTGGCGGCGAACCAGTTGATTCAAAAGAAACTGGCCGACATGCAGACGGAAATCTCGCTCGGCCTTCAGGCTTCGCTGCGCGTCGGACAGATGATGGATGCGGGAGAGGCAGCACCCGAGGCGATCTCGATCGTCAAGCGCAACAACTGCGGCAAGGCGCTGGACATTGCGCGCACCGCCCGGGACATGCTTGGTGCGAACGGGATTTCGGACGAGTACCATGTGATCCGACACATGATGAACCTAGAATCTGTCAATACCTACGAGGGCACCCACGACATGCATGCGCTGATTCTCGGCCGCGCCATGACAGGGACTTCGGCCTTCGCCGGATAG
- the gcvA gene encoding transcriptional regulator GcvA encodes MGRARHLPPLNAVRTFEAAARNGSFLKAAEELNVTPGAVSRLVKTLENHLDVPLFLRSHRAVALSEDGQRYAESITQALDIIDRATDELRMGSNANVLSLRCHPTFAVHWLLPRWARFHAGHPGIQIDLKTTLVPESLNMDAVDFVIRIDRNSAPEERHGFVSERLVDVESLPVCAPQLLRRVPLNRPEDLRNHVLLHGALRPHDWPRWLEAAGISGVPSAQGPTFESLTLAYNAALAGAGVAIGIRAFVADDLSAGRLIKPFDFVRLSKSGFNMVYSAERFQRFRKVRAFRDWLLQERVREKEGGAGEAAD; translated from the coding sequence ATGGGTCGGGCACGCCACCTGCCGCCGCTGAATGCTGTGCGCACCTTCGAGGCGGCGGCGCGCAATGGCAGCTTCCTCAAAGCCGCAGAAGAGCTGAACGTAACACCCGGCGCCGTCAGCCGGCTGGTGAAGACGCTCGAGAACCACCTCGACGTTCCGCTGTTTCTGCGGTCGCATCGTGCCGTCGCGCTGAGCGAAGACGGGCAACGCTATGCCGAAAGCATCACCCAGGCGCTCGACATCATTGACCGGGCGACCGACGAGTTGCGGATGGGCAGCAACGCCAATGTGCTGAGCCTGCGCTGTCATCCTACCTTTGCCGTGCACTGGCTGCTGCCGCGCTGGGCGCGGTTCCATGCCGGGCATCCTGGGATCCAGATCGACCTGAAGACGACGCTGGTGCCCGAGTCACTGAACATGGATGCCGTCGATTTCGTCATCCGCATCGACCGCAATTCCGCACCCGAAGAGCGGCACGGGTTCGTCAGCGAGCGCTTGGTCGATGTCGAATCCCTCCCGGTCTGCGCGCCCCAGCTGCTGCGCCGTGTGCCGCTCAACCGGCCCGAGGATTTGAGGAACCACGTGCTGTTGCATGGCGCGCTGCGCCCGCACGACTGGCCACGCTGGCTCGAGGCGGCAGGGATATCGGGCGTCCCCTCGGCTCAGGGGCCGACTTTCGAAAGCTTGACACTGGCTTACAACGCCGCCCTTGCCGGCGCTGGCGTGGCGATCGGGATCCGTGCTTTCGTCGCAGACGATCTGTCCGCTGGTCGGCTGATCAAGCCGTTCGACTTCGTGCGCCTATCCAAAAGCGGCTTCAACATGGTCTACAGTGCCGAGCGGTTTCAGAGGTTTCGCAAGGTCCGGGCGTTTCGCGATTGGTTGTTGCAGGAGCGTGTGCGGGAGAAGGAGGGCGGGGCGGGGGAAGCCGCGGACTGA
- a CDS encoding TRAP transporter large permease, whose product MTAFMLTTMVLLFALSVPIAIAILGASIGGAILFTSLNPLVVAQRLVATLDSFPLLAIPFFILAGNLMEAGGISRRLVEFAKSVVGGVQGGLACSCVLTCMIFASVSGSSIATTFAIGAIIIPAMIRHGYPVPFAAALQTTSAELGVIIPPSIPMILYGVSAEVSIGDLFVAGIGPGLLIGGALIIFVFATCLWNGWGKADGEGRMPLWPSLLQASWGLAMPVIVLGGIYRGIFTPTEASVVAVIYALFVGVVIYRTITLSALIGVLRRSVISSSVIMFIIAAAGVFSFLITRAGVPATIGAWLVEMFSGPVGFLLAVNAVLFLVGMFIETSAAIIVLAPILAPVAAQFGVNPVQFGLIMIVNLAMGMITPPFGVNLFAACQVAGISIDKIIGYLIPFVIVIIACLAVVTFVPEVSLFFLNVLSSR is encoded by the coding sequence ATGACCGCCTTTATGCTCACCACCATGGTGCTTCTGTTCGCGCTCAGCGTTCCGATCGCGATCGCCATTCTCGGTGCCTCCATCGGCGGGGCCATACTGTTCACCTCGCTCAATCCGCTAGTCGTGGCCCAGCGCCTCGTCGCCACGCTCGACAGTTTCCCGCTGCTCGCAATCCCCTTTTTCATCCTGGCCGGCAATCTCATGGAGGCCGGCGGCATCTCCCGGCGCCTCGTGGAGTTCGCCAAGTCGGTGGTGGGCGGGGTTCAAGGCGGCCTTGCCTGCTCGTGCGTGCTGACTTGCATGATCTTCGCCTCGGTTTCCGGATCCTCTATCGCCACCACATTCGCGATTGGCGCCATCATCATTCCGGCGATGATCAGGCACGGGTATCCAGTGCCATTCGCGGCCGCGCTACAGACGACATCGGCGGAACTCGGGGTCATCATCCCACCGTCGATTCCGATGATCCTCTACGGTGTCAGCGCGGAAGTGTCGATCGGCGACCTCTTCGTCGCAGGAATCGGGCCAGGCCTGTTGATCGGCGGCGCGCTCATCATATTCGTCTTCGCCACCTGCTTGTGGAACGGATGGGGCAAAGCCGACGGCGAAGGACGCATGCCCTTGTGGCCGTCCCTGCTTCAGGCCTCTTGGGGACTGGCGATGCCGGTGATCGTTCTCGGCGGCATCTATCGCGGCATCTTCACGCCGACGGAGGCATCCGTCGTCGCAGTGATCTACGCGCTTTTCGTCGGCGTCGTCATTTACCGCACGATTACCCTGAGCGCACTGATCGGCGTGCTGCGCAGATCCGTTATCTCCTCCTCGGTGATCATGTTCATCATCGCCGCGGCCGGAGTCTTCAGCTTCCTTATCACGCGCGCGGGTGTGCCGGCGACGATCGGCGCCTGGCTGGTCGAGATGTTCAGCGGGCCGGTCGGCTTTCTGCTCGCAGTCAATGCCGTCCTATTCCTGGTGGGCATGTTCATCGAGACGTCGGCGGCGATCATCGTGCTTGCTCCGATCCTTGCCCCGGTCGCAGCGCAGTTCGGCGTCAATCCAGTTCAGTTCGGGCTCATCATGATTGTGAACCTGGCGATGGGCATGATCACGCCTCCATTTGGCGTGAACCTATTCGCCGCCTGCCAGGTGGCGGGCATCTCCATCGATAAGATCATCGGGTATCTCATCCCGTTCGTTATCGTGATCATCGCCTGCCTCGCGGTGGTAACGTTCGTGCCGGAGGTCTCGCTGTTCTTCCTAAATGTCCTGTCATCGCGCTGA
- a CDS encoding TRAP transporter small permease has translation MFAALKIADKVIVRTALAAAIAMMVSMTLISFYQVITRFVFEQPSTWSEVTARAINIWMIYLGLAAACRTGALMAVDTLMIRLTGRLRTILLVMVSSITIGILLTMTWYGWDMAGRVRFQSLAGIQNPFDGGTVSISWMYAALPIGSLIAAIAVLARTIEEIHALTTGSADPAGEASALSRPIQEV, from the coding sequence ATGTTCGCCGCGCTGAAGATAGCCGACAAAGTCATTGTTAGAACGGCCCTCGCCGCCGCGATCGCCATGATGGTCAGCATGACTTTGATCTCGTTCTACCAGGTGATCACGCGGTTCGTCTTCGAACAACCATCCACGTGGTCGGAAGTGACCGCGCGGGCGATCAATATCTGGATGATTTATCTGGGCCTTGCTGCCGCGTGCCGCACAGGCGCGCTGATGGCGGTCGACACCCTGATGATCCGTCTCACGGGCCGGCTAAGGACCATCCTCCTGGTGATGGTCTCCTCCATCACCATCGGCATCCTGCTCACGATGACCTGGTACGGCTGGGACATGGCGGGCCGCGTCCGATTCCAGTCGCTCGCGGGCATTCAGAACCCATTCGACGGCGGCACGGTCTCGATCTCTTGGATGTATGCGGCGCTGCCGATCGGATCACTAATCGCGGCGATCGCCGTCCTCGCTCGCACCATAGAGGAGATACACGCCCTCACCACAGGCAGTGCGGACCCGGCGGGAGAGGCTTCCGCGCTCTCGCGTCCGATCCAGGAGGTCTGA